In the genome of Aspergillus flavus chromosome 8, complete sequence, one region contains:
- a CDS encoding threonine dehydrogenase (alcohol dehydrogenase) gives MSTMQAVVFQGPLKVTLEQRPVPQIEEPTDVIVKVRYTALCGSELHVFRGHQPSGTGFIMGHEFTGEIVEVGSAVRGFKVGDLVVSPFTVNCGECFYCARKCSSRCAKGKLYGSVMLDGGQADYARVPSADATLVAAPAAVDEKKLVLMADILPTGFFAARNAFKGMDRATIEESTVLLFGCGPVGLCALISALDYRPKHLIAVDSVPSRLELAKSLGAEPWNFQTDAEGLKQRVKDLTEGRGADVAIEVVGHSDALRMAFDNLRPWGRISSIGVHNGEIPWTGNEAYGKNLQIQMGRCPVRSIFEDALEFLIRKQDSLGFMVGDIRPLSQAIQAYDDFNQMKSQKIIFEAGK, from the exons ATGTCCACCATGCAGGCTGTAGTCTTCCAAGGTCCTCTCAAGGTCACTCTAGAGCAGCGACCCGTCCCGCAAATTGAAGAACCCACCGATGTCATCGTCAAAGTACGCTATACGGCGCTATGCGGCAG TGAACTCCATGTCTTCCGCGGACACCAGCCATCCGGCACGGGATTCATCATGGGCCATGAATTCACCGGTGAAATTGTCGAAGTCGGCTCCGCGGTCCGCGGCTTCAAAGTCGGCGACCTTGTCGTCTCCCCGTTCACCGTCAACTGCGGTGAATGTTTCTACTGTGCCCGGAAATGCTCTTCACGCTGTGCAAAAGGCAAGCTGTACGGCTCTGTGATGCTGGATGGCGGACAGGCTGATTACGCGCGCGTGCCGTCCGCGGATGCAACCCTCGTTGCGGCTCCCGCGGCCGTAGATGAGAAGAAACTCGTCCTGATGGCGGATATCCTGCCGACGGGTTTCTTCGCGGCCAGGAATGCTTTCAAGGGTATGGATCGGGCAACTATTGAAGAAAGCACGGTCTTGTTGTTTGGTTGTGGGCCTGTCGGGCTTTGTGCGTTGATCAGTGCGCTAGATTATCGGCCAAAGCATTTGATTGCTGTTGATAGTGTTCCGTCACGGTTGGAGTTGGCGAAGAGTTTAGGGGCTGAGCCGTGGAATTTTCAGACTGACGCTGAGGGTCTGAAGCAGCGCGTCAAGGATCTTACTGAGGGTCGTGGAGCGGATGTGGCGATTGAAGTCGTTGGGCATAGTGATGCTTTGCGTATGGCGTTTGACAACTTGAGGCCCTGGGGCCGCATCTCGAGCATTGGTGTGCATAATGGGGAGATTCCTTGGACTGGTAATGAGGCGTACGGAAAGAATTTGCAGATTCAAATGGGACGGTGTCCTGTTCGCA GTATCTTTGAGGATGCTTTGGAGTTTCTGATTCGGAAACAAGACTCTTTGGG CTTTATGGTTGGCGATATTCGGCCTCTGTCGCAGGCGATTCAGGC GTATGACGATTTCAACCAGATGAAATCGCAGAAGATCATATTTGAAGCGGGCAAGTAG
- a CDS encoding putative electron transport oxidoreductase, producing the protein MIDFELSDTQTRVREHAHSFATKHLETAHTVYTNLLTPQARFSAIRPLYEDLIKAGLIQAQVPAEYNGLGYGLVDMALLTEELYSADANVALTILATGLGLSPLLIGGTDAQTKRYLSPFTDGKGGTVGKLDAQGQTMILLVTREDVAADPPDAYGVLFHPETIGHRAVSGSHIRFRNFVAKEIIAMPGAGAEAIEAALTASAGLVGAIAVALMRRCFEMTLRFAKSDTRNDTESIINKQSVADLLIKMKMRCEAGRALTWKACSSVGRLPEAAETAHLAKIFCSENAVQCVIEGMNAVGVQAYQAKFHYGVLLNDAACLPIFDGGNVGVRRREVEAIFYYTGYDPLASTFGSKL; encoded by the exons ATGATCGACTTCGAATTGTCTGACACGCAGACCAGAGTCCGAGAACATGCGCACTCTTTCGCTACAAAGCATCTCGAAACTGCCCACACCGTGTATACGAATCTACTGACTCCTCAAGCGAGGTTCTCTGCTATCAGACCCCTCTACGAAGATCTCATCAAGGCGGGGTTAATTCAAGCACAGGTGCCAGCTGAATACAATGGTCTGGGATACGGCCTCGTCGACATGGCACTCTTAACCGAGGAACTGTATAGTGCTGACGCCAACGTGGCGTTGACTATCCTGGCGACCGGACTTGGTCTATCCCCGCTGCTTATTGGGGGGACAGATGCGCAGACAAAAAGATATTTGAGTCCGTTTACTGACGGAAAGGGGGGTACCGTTGGCAAGCTTG ATGCCCAAGGGCAAACAATGATCCTCCTTGTGACGAGAGAAGATGTTGCAGCTGATCCCCCGGATGCGTATGGCGTTCTATTTCACCCCGAAACGATCGGTCACCGCGCTGTGTCTGGTTCCCATATTCGATTCCGAAACTTCGTGGCCAAAGAAATCATCGCCATGCCCGGCGCCGGAGCAGAAGCCATTGAAGCGGCTTTGACTGCTTCTGCGGGATTAGTTGGAGCAATAGCCGTCGCATTGATGAGGCGTTGCTTTGAGATGACACTTCGGTTTGCCAAGTCGGACACGAGAAATGACACAGAGTCTATCATCAACAAGCAAAGTGTTGCTGATTTGTTGATCAAGATGAAAATGCGTTGTGAAGCTGGTAGAGCATTGACTTGGAAGGCTTGTTCTTCTGTGGGAAGACTGCCTGAGGCGGCCGAAACTGCGCACCTAGCCAAGATATTTTGCTCCGAAAATGCGGTGCAATGTGTTATTGAGGGGATGAATGCTGTTGGTGTTCAAGCATACCAAGCGAAATTTCATTATGGGGTGCTACTCAATGATGCCGCGTGCCTGCCTATATTTGATGGGGGCAATGTAGGGGTCCGGAGAAGAGAGGTCGAGGCTATCTTTTATTATACAGGATATGACCCACTGGCCTCTACGTTCGGCTCCAAACTCTGA
- a CDS encoding acyl-CoA dehydrogenase, producing MSPTNSPNPIPFSEPPYLRNLPSPYYTEGHLRFQKACRAFLWENLISHAAEWEKEGHVPEHVFETFCKHNMLLPNLPAPLPVDWLKRLGIHDILGVRVEDWDYLYTGIYCDEMARSGLAGPGTSLSAGFAFGIPPVLKYASRELQERVLPDMLTGRKRTCIAITEPEAGSDVANITTTATKSADGKFYIINGAKKWITNGIWSDYTTMAVRTGGPGASGLSVMVVPLKGYPGVTMRRIHVSGTKTAGTTYIELDDVKVPVGNLIGREGDGMRTIMTNFNHERLTIAVQCTRQARVALSSAFGYCLKREAFGKTLMDQPVVRHRLAKAGAELETVSAWIEQILYQLCKLEKVEADRLLGGVTALAKAKAAMVLNECAQCAVLLFGGAGLTQSGQGEIVEAIMRDVPVSRIPGGSEDVLLDLSVRQLVKIYQTQEKKLGQAKI from the exons atgTCCCCAACCAATTCCCCAAACCCCATCCCCTTCTCCGAACCCCCCTACCTTCGCAACCTCCCAAGCCCCTACTACACAGAAGGTCACCTGCGCTTCCAAAAAGCCTGCCGCGCATTTCTGTGGGAGAACCTCATCTCGCACGCCGCAGAatgggagaaggaaggacaTGTCCCCGAACATGTCTTCGAGACTTTCTGCAAGCATAATATGTTGCTGCCGAATCTGCCCGCGCCGTTGCCGGTCGATTGGTTGAAGAGATTGGGGATTCATGATATTCTGGGTGTTAGGGTTGAGGATTGGGATTATCTGTATACGGGAATTTATTGTGATGAG ATGGCCCGCTCCGGCCTCGCAGGCCCCGGCACCAGTCTAAGCGCCGGCTTCGCGTTCGGAATCCCCCCGGTCCTCAAATACGCGAGTCGGGAACTGCAAGAGCGCGTATTGCCTGACATGCTCACCGGCCGAAAACGCACCTGTATAGCCATTACCGAGCCCGAGGCGGGTAGTGATGTGGCTAATATTACGACCACGGCGACTAAGTCTGCTGATGGGaagttttatattatcaATGGGGCGAAGAAGtg GATCACAAACGGAATCTGGTCCGACTACACCACAATGGCGGTGCGGACCGGCGGACCCGGCGCCTCAGGCCTGTCCGTGATGGTCGTGCCATTGAAGGGCTACCCGGGCGTGACAATGCGCCGAATCCACGTCTCAGGCACAAAAACCGCCGGAACAACCTACATCGAGCTCGACGACGTCAAAGTGCCCGTTGGAAACCTCATCGGCCGCGAAGGCGATGGCATGCGTACCATCATGACGAACTTCAACCATGAGCGTCTGACCATCGCTGTGCAATGCACGCGTCAAGCCCGTGTGGCGCTGTCCTCGGCCTTCGGGTACTGCTTGAAGAGGGAGGCGTTTGGGAAGACGTTGATGGATCAGCCGGTTGTCAGACATCGGTTGGCGAAGGCGGGGGCGGAGTTGGAGACGGTGTCGGCGTGGATTGAACAGATTCTGTACCAGCTGTGTaagttggagaaggtggaggCGGATCGGTTGCTAGGTGGTGTTACGGCGTTGGCGAAGGCGAAGGCGGCCATGGTGTTGAATGAGTGTGCGCAGTGTGCGGTTTTGCTGTTTGGTGGTGCTGGCTTGACGCAGAGCGGGCAGGGGGAGATTGTTGAAG CTATTATGAGGGATGTCCCTGTCTCCAGGATCCCGGGTGGTTCGGAGGATGTTCTGCTGGATTTGTCGGTGAGGCAGCTTGTGAAGATTTACCAGAcgcaggagaagaagttgggcCAGGCGAAGATTTGA
- a CDS encoding beta-lactamase-like protein, with protein sequence MNSRQLAKAAIPAYTCPEGTKMHLLDLGSLSCEEGWLFTAGGSATASNPQRPRKWRDLMVLAGLIDHPEMGLILFETGCAEDIEIKWNPANADVFPRTRYEPEHRLPAAIKAAGYDIKDVKAVIMGHLHLDHAGGLEHFLNTDVPIYVHEEEFKHACWGAGTKAEEGSYLPDYLPLDGSLNWQTFNDSQLDLCTGITLHLCPGHTPGLCIMQVNLPQDGTFIWTTDQFHVRENYEKNHAQGWLLRDHKSWMDSTNFIRRLQRLYSATLIFGHDLEVGTALIQQKPFYQ encoded by the exons ATGAATTCTAGGCAACTGGCCAAAGCGGCCATCCCCGCCTATACCTGTCCGGAGGGAACAAAAATGCATCTTCTGGATTTAGGGTCACTCAGCTGTGAGGAGGGATG GCTGTTCACGGCAGGGGGCTCGGCCACTGCCAGCAATCCCCAACGGCCCCGGAAATGGCGAGACTTGATGGTTCTTGCGGGTCTCATTGATCATCCGGAAATGGGGCTGATTCTGTTCGAGACGGGATGTGCGGAAGATATTGAGATT aaatggAATCCTGCAAATGCCGACGTCTTCCCTCGCACACGTTATGAGCCCGAACACCGTCTTCCAGCTGCCATCAAAGCAGCCGGGTACGATATTAAAGACGTCAAAGCAGTAATCATGGGACATTTACATCTCGACCACGCAGGCGGTCTGGAACACTTTCTCAACACTGATGTTCCGATTTACGTACACGAGGAAGAGTTCAAGCATGCATGCTGGGGAGCAGGGACgaaggcagaagaaggtTCCTACCT GCCGGACTATCTCCCTCTAGACGGATCCCTGAACTGGCAAACCTTCAACGACTCGCAATTAGATCTGTGCACGGGAATAACTCTGCATCTCTGCCCGGGGCATACGCCAGGCCTGTGTATCATGCAGGTCAACTTACCCCAGGATGGAACATTCATCTGGACCACGGATCAATTCCATGTGCGGGAGAACTACGAGAAGAATCATGCGCAGGGGTGGCTGCTACGTGATCACAAGAGCTGGATGGATAGTACGAATTTTATTCGGCGGTTGCAGAGGCTATACTCAGCTACTCTTATCTTTGGTCATGATCTTGAAGTCGGGACCGCGTTGATTCAGCAGAAGCCATTTTACCAGTGA